From Chloroflexota bacterium, one genomic window encodes:
- a CDS encoding molybdenum cofactor biosynthesis protein MoaE, translating to MQAFLVTEAVLQPEPLRQLVSDPGHGAIVLFEGVARNNFGGRATAFLEYEAYPEMAEQQLVLLAQQAQSQFGIGKVAIHHRVGVLQIGETAVLIAIGSAHRGAAFAAVAWLMDQIKVVVPIWKCEHWADGSQEWVGQR from the coding sequence GTGCAAGCATTTTTGGTAACCGAGGCAGTTTTGCAGCCCGAGCCGTTGCGCCAGTTGGTCAGCGACCCTGGCCATGGGGCGATTGTGCTGTTTGAAGGCGTAGCTCGCAATAACTTTGGTGGGCGAGCTACGGCCTTTTTGGAATACGAAGCCTATCCCGAGATGGCTGAGCAGCAACTAGTCTTGTTGGCGCAGCAAGCCCAATCCCAATTTGGCATTGGCAAGGTGGCGATTCACCATCGGGTTGGCGTGTTGCAGATTGGCGAAACGGCTGTGCTGATTGCCATTGGCTCGGCTCATCGTGGCGCGGCATTTGCTGCGGTGGCCTGGCTGATGGATCAAATCAAGGTGGTTGTGCCAATTTGGAAATGTGAGCACTGGGCCGATGGTTCGCAAGAATGGGTGGGTCAGCGTTGA
- a CDS encoding MoaD/ThiS family protein has protein sequence MIISIRLFAGLREALNQSSLSLDVAETATVGTALAQLAELHPKLPLTGLAYAINRQYVTLEATLQPNDELALIPPVSGG, from the coding sequence ATGATCATTAGCATTCGTTTATTTGCTGGCTTGCGCGAAGCACTCAATCAATCCAGCCTGAGCTTGGATGTGGCTGAGACCGCGACGGTCGGCACGGCGCTGGCGCAATTAGCTGAACTGCATCCCAAATTGCCTTTAACTGGCTTAGCGTATGCGATCAATCGCCAATATGTAACGCTTGAGGCGACGCTTCAGCCCAACGACGAACTGGCCTTGATTCCGCCAGTGAGTGGGGGCTAA
- the hisF gene encoding imidazole glycerol phosphate synthase subunit HisF has translation MLTRRIIPCLDVKAGRVVKGISFLNHRDAGDPVQLAAFYNESGADELVFYDITASSDERNIMVEVVENVARQVFIPLTVGGGIRTVDDMYRMLRAGADKVSINTAAVLNPQLIEDGAKRFGSQCIVLSMDARRINEPGQPSQWNVFTHTGRDPRPTGLDAIEWAKRVVDLGAGELVINSMDADGTGAGYDNELLSAISEQVGVPVIASGGAGKPEHLLAALHEGKADAVLAASIFHFGTYTVEAVKEYLADQGIPMRRTPRTV, from the coding sequence ATGCTGACACGGCGAATTATTCCTTGTTTGGATGTGAAGGCTGGGCGCGTGGTCAAGGGCATCAGCTTTCTCAACCATCGCGATGCTGGCGACCCTGTGCAATTAGCGGCCTTCTACAACGAATCGGGCGCTGATGAATTGGTGTTTTACGATATTACCGCTTCATCCGATGAGCGCAATATTATGGTCGAAGTGGTTGAGAATGTGGCGCGGCAGGTCTTTATTCCGCTAACGGTGGGCGGCGGCATTCGCACGGTCGATGATATGTATCGAATGTTGCGAGCTGGTGCGGATAAAGTTTCGATCAATACCGCTGCGGTGCTCAACCCGCAATTGATCGAGGATGGAGCCAAGCGTTTCGGCTCGCAGTGTATCGTGCTTTCGATGGATGCGCGTCGAATCAACGAGCCAGGCCAACCCAGCCAATGGAATGTTTTCACGCATACGGGGCGCGATCCACGACCAACCGGCTTGGATGCAATTGAATGGGCCAAACGCGTGGTCGATTTGGGCGCTGGCGAGTTGGTGATCAACAGCATGGATGCCGATGGCACTGGTGCTGGCTACGATAACGAATTATTATCGGCGATTAGCGAACAAGTTGGCGTGCCCGTGATTGCCTCTGGTGGTGCTGGCAAGCCCGAACATTTGCTCGCTGCATTGCACGAAGGCAAAGCCGATGCCGTGTTGGCCGCCTCGATCTTTCACTTTGGCACCTACACGGTCGAAGCCGTCAAAGAATATTTGGCAGATCAAGGCATTCCAATGCGCCGCACGCCGAGGACTGTATGA
- the hisA gene encoding 1-(5-phosphoribosyl)-5-[(5-phosphoribosylamino)methylideneamino]imidazole-4-carboxamide isomerase, producing MQLIPAIDLRDGRCVRLVQGDFEQTTVYGDDPVAVAQQWEAAGAARIHIVDLDGAKAGRPTQTSTIAAITKAVSVPVQLGGGLRDAASVAAAFELGVSDVILGTVAVRNPELVAELVRQYGKAITIGIDARNGVVATEGWLASSRQRATELAEQMGQLGVARIIYTDISRDGTLSEPNYAQTAALVTPNGPAIIASGGIARVEHLARLAELGISGAIIGTALYTGHIDLASAIQTIEHGG from the coding sequence ATGCAACTTATACCAGCAATCGATTTGCGCGATGGCCGTTGTGTACGGCTGGTGCAAGGTGATTTTGAACAAACAACTGTCTATGGCGATGATCCGGTGGCGGTCGCCCAGCAGTGGGAAGCAGCAGGCGCTGCCCGTATTCACATTGTTGATCTTGATGGAGCCAAAGCTGGTCGCCCAACCCAAACCAGCACGATTGCCGCGATTACCAAAGCGGTCAGTGTTCCTGTGCAACTTGGTGGTGGCTTGCGCGATGCAGCCAGTGTTGCCGCCGCTTTTGAACTTGGCGTGAGCGATGTGATTTTGGGCACAGTGGCGGTGCGCAACCCTGAATTGGTAGCCGAATTGGTGCGCCAATATGGTAAGGCGATTACGATTGGCATTGATGCTCGCAATGGGGTCGTGGCGACCGAAGGCTGGTTGGCCAGCAGCCGCCAACGTGCAACCGAACTGGCTGAACAAATGGGCCAACTCGGAGTTGCGCGGATCATCTATACTGATATTAGCCGTGATGGCACCTTGAGCGAACCAAATTATGCTCAAACTGCCGCCTTGGTAACTCCCAATGGTCCAGCGATTATCGCTTCTGGCGGGATTGCCCGCGTTGAACATTTGGCGCGTTTGGCTGAACTGGGCATTAGTGGGGCAATTATCGGCACGGCACTTTATACAGGCCATATCGATCTGGCCTCGGCAATTCAAACGATTGAACACGGAGGCTAA
- the hisH gene encoding imidazole glycerol phosphate synthase subunit HisH: MIAVINYGAGNLPNAVRALEYVQAPIEVVTDPAAVRAAQAVVLPGVGATADTMRSLREMGMDSAIREVIARGTPFLGICVGMQVLAEQSEEFGLHECLGLVPGTIRRFDQGLKVPQIGWNGVQHDGSALWNGIPNGAEFYFVHSYYLATDDAALVTGRTEYGLNFPAAIARDNITAVQFHPEKSGQWGLKLLGNWVKGAVGRGQGSE, translated from the coding sequence ATGATTGCAGTGATCAATTATGGAGCTGGCAACTTGCCCAATGCGGTGCGAGCCTTGGAATATGTTCAAGCCCCGATCGAAGTGGTGACTGATCCAGCGGCAGTGCGGGCGGCGCAGGCTGTCGTTTTGCCTGGAGTTGGCGCAACCGCCGATACCATGCGCTCGTTGCGTGAAATGGGCATGGATTCAGCAATTCGCGAGGTGATTGCTCGCGGAACGCCATTTTTGGGCATTTGTGTAGGTATGCAAGTGTTGGCCGAGCAAAGCGAAGAATTTGGCTTGCACGAATGCCTTGGTTTAGTGCCAGGCACGATTCGCCGCTTCGATCAAGGCTTGAAAGTGCCACAAATTGGCTGGAATGGTGTGCAGCATGATGGCAGTGCCTTGTGGAATGGGATTCCCAACGGAGCTGAATTTTATTTTGTGCATTCCTATTATTTAGCAACTGACGATGCAGCTTTGGTTACTGGCCGTACCGAGTATGGCCTGAATTTTCCGGCAGCGATTGCCCGCGATAATATTACTGCCGTCCAGTTTCACCCCGAAAAAAGCGGCCAATGGGGGCTAAAATTGCTGGGGAATTGGGTAAAGGGCGCAGTTGGTAGGGGTCAGGGATCAGAATAG
- a CDS encoding histone deacetylase: MSLALISHDHYLDHDQPEHPENANRLRAIHAMLAADYELQQHLTSLAPRHATAAEIEAVHVPSHLPTLQRMAQFGDWADAETYILPDSVEIAQLAAGGAIVATDAVLSGRHANSFALVRPPGHHATADQAMGFCLFNNAAIAAAFAQREYGLKRVAILDWDVHHGNGTQDIFYQNPDVLYISTHGWPLWPNSGHWKEMGAKAGLGTTLNLPLRPLTGDMGFHLVFEQTIAPAIRRFKPELLIISAGYDAHIYDPLGNLALSTGGYAQLSSIVYNLAAECCDGRLVGLLEGGYNLEALAQSLTATLQTWVSGQPAPIFNQEVSHTPEPDVTWLIEHLRREHPLLKG, encoded by the coding sequence ATGAGCCTCGCTCTCATTTCACACGATCATTATCTTGACCACGATCAGCCTGAGCACCCCGAAAATGCCAATCGGCTACGGGCGATTCATGCCATGCTAGCGGCTGATTATGAATTGCAACAACATTTAACCTCGCTTGCACCACGCCATGCAACTGCTGCTGAAATCGAAGCGGTGCATGTGCCCAGTCATCTGCCAACGCTGCAACGGATGGCCCAATTTGGCGATTGGGCTGATGCTGAGACCTATATTTTGCCAGATTCGGTCGAGATTGCCCAACTAGCTGCTGGCGGCGCGATTGTCGCGACTGATGCAGTGCTCAGTGGTCGGCATGCCAATAGTTTTGCTTTGGTTCGCCCACCAGGCCATCATGCGACCGCCGACCAAGCTATGGGATTTTGCTTGTTCAATAATGCGGCAATTGCTGCAGCCTTTGCTCAACGTGAATATGGCCTCAAACGAGTGGCAATTTTGGATTGGGACGTACATCATGGCAACGGAACCCAAGATATTTTCTATCAAAACCCCGATGTGCTCTACATCTCGACCCATGGCTGGCCGCTTTGGCCTAACTCTGGCCATTGGAAGGAGATGGGCGCGAAAGCTGGCTTGGGCACGACCCTCAACCTACCATTACGCCCATTGACTGGCGATATGGGCTTTCATCTGGTGTTTGAACAAACGATTGCCCCAGCTATTCGGCGCTTCAAGCCTGAGTTATTGATTATCTCGGCGGGCTACGATGCGCATATTTACGACCCATTGGGGAATCTGGCGCTCTCAACTGGCGGTTATGCCCAGCTATCGTCGATCGTGTATAATTTAGCCGCCGAGTGCTGCGACGGACGCTTGGTGGGCTTGCTTGAGGGTGGTTACAACCTCGAAGCCCTCGCTCAAAGCCTCACTGCAACGCTGCAAACATGGGTTTCTGGTCAGCCTGCCCCGATTTTCAATCAAGAAGTCAGTCATACCCCAGAACCCGATGTTACCTGGCTGATCGAGCATCTCCGCCGCGAACATCCGCTTTTGAAGGGATGA
- a CDS encoding Hsp70 family protein, translating into MRVGLDFGTTNTTAAIYDGANVSLVPLDSVAANPNVLRTALFITPEGQQRIGRAAINAFTEGNVGREIVYERRYLGTVTNTYAGVGTITQAVEGLVDSNPPGRLFQSIKTMLRDPSYIKTNVFGQETTLEELIAKILRAIRREIERFTGEKISAITVGRPVHYASTLEGDALAIRRMREACELADLPNVSFMPEPVAAAHAFAASQRERRNIIVFDFGGGTLDVTVMSIDGAKRQVLATDGVPIGGDVLDSKIVTGALRQYFGDGAKLGPRKLPLPAALMEHLDNWQNILEMHTPKMLDIIEESVRTSDKPKELKALRSLVRENYGLVLYEHAEEAKRRLSSERQVEISMHVKDIDFDHLLPRFEFERLVGPEARAIGDCVDRTVRAAGLSHEQIDVVLRTGGSSRIPRFIKLLADRFTEDRLREQDPFTSVGAGLAVAAYEGLGEAS; encoded by the coding sequence ATGCGGGTAGGCTTAGATTTCGGAACAACTAATACGACCGCAGCAATTTACGACGGCGCAAACGTAAGCTTGGTTCCGCTAGACTCCGTAGCGGCAAATCCCAATGTGTTACGCACCGCCTTATTTATCACGCCCGAAGGTCAGCAACGGATTGGCCGCGCGGCAATTAATGCCTTTACTGAGGGCAACGTTGGCCGCGAAATTGTCTACGAGCGACGCTATCTTGGCACAGTTACCAACACCTATGCAGGGGTTGGCACGATCACGCAGGCCGTCGAAGGCTTGGTCGATAGCAATCCACCAGGCCGTTTGTTTCAATCGATCAAAACCATGCTGCGCGATCCATCCTACATCAAAACCAATGTATTTGGCCAAGAAACCACCCTCGAAGAATTAATCGCCAAAATCCTACGGGCAATTCGCCGCGAGATCGAACGCTTCACTGGCGAGAAAATTAGCGCGATTACAGTTGGGCGGCCTGTGCACTATGCCAGCACACTCGAAGGCGATGCGTTGGCGATTCGCCGGATGCGTGAGGCATGCGAATTGGCCGATTTGCCGAATGTGAGTTTTATGCCGGAGCCTGTTGCGGCAGCCCATGCCTTTGCAGCCAGCCAACGCGAACGCCGCAATATTATCGTATTCGACTTTGGCGGCGGGACGCTCGACGTAACCGTGATGTCAATCGATGGAGCCAAGCGCCAAGTGCTAGCGACCGATGGCGTGCCAATTGGCGGCGATGTGCTCGATAGCAAAATCGTTACGGGAGCCTTGCGCCAATATTTTGGTGATGGCGCAAAGCTTGGCCCCCGCAAATTGCCCTTGCCCGCTGCCTTGATGGAGCACCTCGACAATTGGCAAAATATTCTCGAAATGCACACACCCAAAATGCTCGACATCATCGAAGAATCAGTGCGAACCAGTGATAAGCCCAAAGAACTCAAAGCCTTGCGCTCATTAGTCCGCGAGAATTATGGGTTGGTGCTGTATGAGCATGCCGAAGAGGCTAAACGGCGGCTTTCCAGCGAACGCCAAGTTGAAATTAGTATGCATGTTAAAGATATTGATTTTGATCATTTGCTGCCCCGCTTTGAATTTGAGCGCCTCGTTGGCCCCGAAGCTCGTGCGATTGGCGATTGTGTTGATCGCACGGTTCGTGCGGCTGGCCTGAGTCACGAGCAAATTGATGTAGTGTTGCGCACCGGCGGCTCCTCGCGGATTCCGCGTTTTATCAAATTATTAGCTGATCGCTTTACCGAGGATCGGCTGCGCGAACAAGATCCCTTTACCAGCGTCGGGGCTGGCTTAGCCGTCGCTGCCTACGAAGGCTTGGGCGAAGCTAGTTAA
- the lexA gene encoding transcriptional repressor LexA codes for MSGLSQRQQRIYDYIKQFIRTNGYAPAIRDIQRELSISSTSVVAYNLRALESKGHIRREGNISRAIELINAEQPLPTVLGGQRVPVLGVIAAGQPIPVPNDSANSDDSVLVPEEIVGSDKLGDVYALRVKGYSMVDALIADGDIVLLRYQATAENGEMVAARIRDENEVTLKRIYWEGDRVRLQPANVTMDAMFYPSTNVEVQGRVVGVIRNLG; via the coding sequence ATGAGCGGATTATCGCAACGCCAACAACGGATCTATGATTACATCAAGCAATTTATTCGCACAAATGGCTATGCTCCGGCGATTCGCGATATTCAACGCGAGTTAAGTATTTCATCAACCTCAGTGGTTGCTTATAACTTACGCGCCCTCGAAAGCAAAGGCCATATCCGCCGCGAAGGTAATATCTCGCGAGCTATCGAATTGATCAATGCTGAGCAACCGTTGCCAACCGTGCTTGGTGGCCAACGTGTGCCAGTGCTCGGCGTAATTGCCGCTGGTCAGCCCATTCCAGTTCCCAACGATTCGGCCAACTCCGACGATTCGGTGTTAGTGCCCGAAGAAATTGTTGGTAGCGATAAACTGGGCGATGTTTATGCCTTGCGGGTCAAAGGCTATTCAATGGTCGATGCCTTGATTGCCGATGGCGATATTGTCTTGTTGCGCTATCAGGCAACCGCTGAAAATGGCGAGATGGTCGCAGCCCGTATTCGCGATGAAAACGAAGTTACCTTGAAACGCATCTATTGGGAAGGCGACCGCGTGCGATTGCAACCCGCCAACGTTACCATGGATGCAATGTTCTATCCATCAACCAATGTGGAAGTGCAAGGCCGCGTGGTTGGGGTGATTCGTAACCTCGGCTAA
- a CDS encoding HNH endonuclease has translation MSKDKLTMITGSFLNTFWGIGAEHALYHKDGNWYHQLKKFPGVLFDAHGYILFETNEEFFNSPFLRIRKDVRVPQGILSIPQYIKLSKNLPIETISRIKVNNKPAGNRLTRRTINTIDRIQRDTKVSSWVKYVYNYACQICGIRLQIGQDKFYAECHHIRPLGGVHQGEDIVENVLCVCPNHHALLDYGAIRIDFSTLRSHPNHLIDPESIDYHNNNLFNTQIT, from the coding sequence ATGAGTAAAGACAAACTTACAATGATTACAGGAAGCTTTTTAAATACTTTTTGGGGGATTGGGGCTGAGCATGCGCTCTATCATAAAGATGGAAATTGGTATCATCAACTTAAGAAATTTCCTGGTGTGCTTTTTGATGCCCATGGGTATATTCTCTTTGAAACAAATGAGGAATTTTTTAATTCGCCATTTCTTCGTATACGCAAAGATGTTAGAGTACCTCAAGGTATTTTGTCTATCCCTCAATATATTAAGTTAAGTAAAAATTTACCAATTGAAACTATTAGCCGCATTAAAGTTAACAATAAGCCAGCAGGAAATCGGTTAACGCGCAGAACAATTAATACTATTGATCGTATTCAGCGAGATACCAAGGTTAGTTCGTGGGTAAAATATGTTTATAACTATGCTTGCCAAATCTGTGGCATTAGACTCCAAATTGGTCAAGATAAATTTTATGCTGAATGTCATCATATTCGGCCATTAGGTGGAGTTCATCAAGGCGAAGATATTGTAGAAAATGTATTATGTGTTTGCCCTAATCACCATGCTTTATTAGATTATGGAGCAATCAGAATCGATTTTTCTACATTACGCTCCCATCCAAATCATCTAATCGATCCTGAAAGTATCGATTATCATAACAATAATCTATTCAATACTCAAATTACGTAA
- a CDS encoding NUDIX hydrolase, producing the protein MELPSFIFPLLKRFRLPPRLHWLAANLINPHFLLGVAGIITDEQGHLLLFHHTYRRSHPWGMPGGWMSKGESPLETLEREVHEESGLQVRAERLALIGVTRDRPKFEFVVCGKLVGGTFQASREVDQMGWFAPDQYPALAPFHQHILQQWRDQPNHEVGWYEAPWIIAHPR; encoded by the coding sequence ATGGAATTACCAAGCTTTATTTTCCCATTATTAAAACGCTTTCGCTTACCACCACGCTTGCACTGGCTTGCTGCCAATCTGATCAACCCGCACTTTTTGCTGGGTGTGGCGGGTATTATCACCGACGAGCAGGGGCATTTATTATTGTTCCATCACACCTATCGTCGCTCGCATCCGTGGGGCATGCCTGGCGGCTGGATGAGCAAAGGTGAATCACCACTCGAAACCCTCGAACGCGAAGTACACGAAGAATCGGGATTGCAAGTCCGTGCTGAACGCTTGGCATTAATTGGCGTTACTCGCGATCGCCCCAAATTTGAGTTTGTGGTATGTGGCAAGCTGGTTGGTGGCACATTCCAAGCCTCGCGTGAGGTTGATCAAATGGGCTGGTTTGCGCCTGATCAATACCCAGCTTTAGCCCCATTCCATCAGCATATTTTGCAGCAATGGCGCGACCAACCCAACCACGAAGTCGGTTGGTACGAAGCTCCATGGATTATCGCCCACCCGCGCTAG
- a CDS encoding carbohydrate kinase family protein → MEQSIVVFGDLNLDTSVSIGQFPLHGGDTLFSFDGISDAIGGAAANVAVGLTALGHQVHFGSVVGQDRMAELVLQLTQAKGLATTHIRPDWQTTSRTVVLIDAAGNRQCINDPKAVHRYRYPEAALPALFEQSQWVYCSTQNWCRYVAQAARDAGSTVIVDVQALVDIDEYHRDFLQAASIVILSTEQLAMHSHEFMRRLWQQFEIDIVVATHGNHGATLGVRATNTIEYQPAFELGSVVDKTGAGDAFCAGFIAGLASNLTPRQALSFGQYVAASKIAIKGSTNGFPERTHVLQALAQLST, encoded by the coding sequence ATGGAGCAATCGATTGTTGTTTTTGGCGATCTTAATCTCGATACCAGTGTTTCGATTGGGCAATTTCCACTGCATGGAGGCGATACGCTGTTCAGCTTCGATGGCATTAGCGATGCGATTGGCGGAGCAGCAGCCAATGTTGCGGTTGGCTTAACTGCGCTTGGGCATCAGGTTCATTTTGGCAGTGTGGTTGGTCAAGATCGCATGGCCGAGCTAGTGCTGCAACTAACACAAGCCAAAGGTTTAGCCACCACCCACATTCGCCCCGATTGGCAAACAACCTCGCGCACAGTCGTATTAATTGATGCTGCTGGGAATCGCCAGTGCATCAACGACCCCAAAGCGGTGCATCGTTATCGTTACCCCGAAGCGGCATTACCCGCGCTATTTGAACAAAGCCAATGGGTCTATTGCTCAACTCAAAATTGGTGTCGTTACGTTGCCCAAGCCGCTCGCGACGCAGGCAGCACAGTCATTGTCGATGTACAAGCATTGGTTGATATTGATGAATATCATCGTGATTTTTTGCAAGCTGCTTCGATTGTTATCCTTAGCACCGAGCAACTGGCCATGCATAGCCATGAATTTATGCGCCGCCTATGGCAACAATTTGAGATTGACATCGTGGTAGCAACCCATGGCAATCATGGCGCAACCCTCGGCGTGCGAGCAACCAACACAATCGAGTATCAACCAGCCTTTGAGCTTGGGTCAGTAGTGGACAAGACGGGGGCAGGCGATGCGTTTTGTGCTGGCTTTATTGCCGGTTTGGCCAGCAATTTAACTCCACGCCAAGCTCTGAGTTTTGGGCAATATGTAGCTGCTAGCAAAATCGCAATCAAAGGCTCAACCAATGGCTTTCCGGAGCGAACCCATGTGTTGCAAGCATTAGCGCAATTGTCAACATAA
- the eno gene encoding phosphopyruvate hydratase codes for MALITHVRGREVLDSRGNPTVEVEIGLEDGTLARAIVPSGASTGAHEAVELRDGDKSRYGGKGVLKAVKHVNEDIAEAIEGLEALDQITLDKTLIELDGTKNKGKLGANAILGVSLATAKAGALSVGLPLYRYLGGVFGHTLPVPMMNILNGGKHAQDSTDFQEFMVMPVGAPSFREALRWGAEIYHTLKNVLHDRGLATNTGDEGGFAPSLPSNEAALEVIVEAIQKAGYTPGKDVMLALDPACSEIYENGIYNLAREGRKLSSEEMVGYWENLVNKYPIISIEDGLHEDDWGAWSLLRQRIGDRVQLVGDDLLVTNVERLNRAIKENSANSILIKLNQIGTLTETLDAIQMAQRAGWTAIVSHRSGESEDVTVADLVVATNAGQIKTGAPARTDRVAKYNQLLRIEEELDSQAKFAGWSAFAVKRG; via the coding sequence ATGGCACTCATTACGCACGTTCGCGGTCGCGAAGTTCTCGATAGTCGAGGTAACCCGACCGTTGAAGTTGAAATCGGTTTGGAAGATGGCACGCTTGCCCGCGCAATTGTTCCTTCGGGCGCTTCAACTGGCGCACACGAAGCAGTCGAACTGCGCGACGGCGACAAAAGCCGCTACGGCGGTAAAGGCGTGCTCAAAGCTGTAAAGCATGTCAATGAAGATATTGCTGAAGCCATCGAAGGCTTAGAGGCACTTGATCAAATTACCCTTGACAAGACCTTGATTGAGCTTGATGGCACTAAAAATAAAGGCAAACTTGGCGCTAATGCAATCTTAGGGGTTTCATTGGCCACCGCCAAAGCTGGCGCATTGTCAGTCGGTTTGCCACTCTATCGCTACCTTGGCGGGGTCTTCGGTCATACCTTGCCAGTCCCAATGATGAACATCTTGAATGGTGGCAAGCATGCCCAAGATAGCACCGACTTCCAAGAATTTATGGTGATGCCAGTCGGCGCTCCATCGTTCCGCGAAGCTCTACGCTGGGGTGCAGAAATTTACCACACGCTCAAAAACGTGCTACACGACCGTGGCTTGGCCACCAATACTGGCGATGAAGGTGGTTTTGCGCCATCGTTGCCATCAAATGAAGCCGCTCTCGAAGTAATCGTCGAAGCGATTCAAAAGGCTGGCTATACCCCAGGCAAAGATGTCATGTTGGCACTCGATCCAGCATGTAGCGAAATCTACGAAAATGGCATCTACAACTTGGCCCGCGAAGGCCGCAAACTTAGCTCCGAAGAAATGGTGGGCTACTGGGAAAATCTGGTCAACAAATATCCAATCATTTCAATCGAAGACGGCTTGCACGAAGACGATTGGGGTGCTTGGTCGTTGTTGCGCCAACGCATCGGCGATCGCGTGCAGTTGGTCGGTGACGATTTGTTGGTAACCAACGTCGAACGGCTCAACCGTGCGATCAAAGAAAACTCAGCGAACAGCATTTTGATCAAGCTTAACCAAATTGGTACCTTGACCGAAACCCTCGACGCAATTCAAATGGCGCAACGTGCTGGTTGGACAGCAATTGTCAGCCACCGCTCAGGCGAAAGCGAAGATGTAACTGTGGCCGATTTGGTGGTTGCCACCAACGCTGGCCAAATCAAAACTGGTGCGCCAGCGCGAACCGACCGCGTAGCCAAATACAACCAATTGCTGCGGATCGAAGAAGAACTCGATAGCCAAGCCAAATTCGCTGGCTGGAGCGCCTTCGCCGTCAAACGCGGCTAA
- a CDS encoding YraN family protein: MADDRKALGRWGEQYAAAYLQQLGYQLIASGWHCRWGEIDLIAYDQTTLVIIEVRTRRGTAHGSAAESLTLKKRQRLARLLQAYLQALDANQTPWLGDYRIDAIAITLSRGQPQLEHFQAISIE; the protein is encoded by the coding sequence ATGGCCGATGATCGCAAAGCACTTGGGCGTTGGGGCGAGCAATACGCGGCTGCGTATCTGCAACAATTAGGCTATCAACTGATTGCCAGTGGTTGGCATTGTCGTTGGGGCGAGATCGATCTGATCGCCTATGATCAAACAACCTTGGTGATTATTGAAGTACGCACGCGCCGAGGCACAGCCCATGGCAGCGCCGCCGAATCATTAACCCTCAAAAAACGCCAACGTTTAGCGCGGTTGCTGCAAGCCTACCTCCAAGCCCTCGATGCCAACCAAACCCCATGGCTCGGCGATTATCGCATCGATGCCATTGCGATTACGCTCTCCCGTGGCCAACCCCAACTTGAACATTTTCAAGCAATTTCAATTGAATAA
- a CDS encoding RidA family protein — MTREVISTPNAPAAIGPYSQAIAIDGLLFCSGQIPLDPATGQVIEGDVTAQTRRVMENIRAVLTAANTSFEKVVKTTIFLADMNDFAAVNAVYGEYFPENPPARSTVQVARLPRDVQVEVEVIVLR; from the coding sequence ATGACCCGTGAAGTTATCAGCACGCCCAACGCTCCTGCCGCCATCGGCCCATACTCACAAGCAATCGCCATTGATGGATTATTGTTCTGCTCAGGCCAAATTCCGCTTGACCCAGCAACTGGCCAAGTGATCGAGGGCGACGTAACCGCCCAAACCCGCCGCGTGATGGAAAACATTCGGGCAGTGCTAACGGCAGCCAACACCAGCTTTGAAAAAGTGGTCAAAACTACGATTTTCTTGGCTGATATGAACGACTTTGCCGCCGTTAATGCCGTATATGGCGAATACTTCCCTGAAAACCCACCAGCTCGCTCGACCGTGCAAGTGGCGCGTTTACCCCGCGATGTGCAAGTTGAAGTCGAAGTGATTGTGTTGCGCTAG